CCTTGTCTGCCCCAGAGAGGGTCCTATTTACAAATAGTACAGATCTTTCAAAACCTGTCAGAtgggaaacacacatgcacaaacaaaaaTTCTTCTTATAACTGCATCCATGTAAATGCACTAAGTCCATTTTAGCATAAAAAGTTCATAAATGCACTCTTATTAAAACCTTCCACATTCTGTCAAGAGCAAAGTTTGAGACTCAGATTTTCtgctagacagaaaaaaaaaatcaaaagtatcAAATGTATCAATTTGTAATTCCCTCTCCAGGGTGCAGTAGGAGTGCCAAACAGAATTTGGCTTCTAGAAACTCTAAGATTCTCCTCATCCAAATATGGATTTCGGATTTTTCATATCTCTACATGAAGTAAGGGACCCCCCAAATGATTAACCCAAAGATCACAAGCATCTTCAGCTGCTGGATGTACGTCAAAGCTTCCAGAgaagaaataatatataataatgcaATTCTGTACTCATGgttttcctctgctacatacctgTGTCTTGTGAGGAATCTAAATCTGTCTTGGTTTCACTGTACCATCTGTTCTGTTCTCTGTTGAGGGATTCCAGAAGTTCCTCACCTGGACTGCAATCTATAGACTTATTTCTCAACATTTCTTCCTTTAATTTGATGTCACTTTGCATGTTGCTGCAGTTATGGTTGTGGTTTAGAGTTTCGTGGATTTCTTGTTTGTGTTGACTATACTGAAAAACTAAATTAATCACAGATATAAAATCTAAATGCTTATAAGAAATACATATCAAAATTTAAGGTAGAGAAATAGCTTCATGTGGATAGCCAACACATATCATGAATTTCATTGGAATTTTAACATTCATAAATTAGCACTTCAATTAACTCACTATAGAAACAGATACTTCATTTTTCTCTAAATTAAGTttactgtaaaataaataatacagcTGAATAAAATTATGGTAGAAGTAACTTCCATTCACTTCAATTTTACAGCAAAAATTTACAGATAATTACTTAAGTAAAATATTCAGTGAATACTTAACACACTATGAAAATGTGAACTAAAAAACATGTTAAGAAATGGCACAATTCTTGGAGCATATGGAGtataatatatgcacatatatagttatattttagCACAGCCTGAAAGTAATTCCCTATGTTAATATAGAGAAACCCAATTAAGTTTAACCTTAATGTCTTTGTACAGATGAAAAGTTTTTACTTAAGCAAGACTTCAGTATACATTGAAAAAACTATAAAAGGAAGGTCATCGATTCTTTGCATAGGTGTTTTTcaaaaaatgtttacattagattTACAATCCCCTGAGCTCAGAAAGTAGACTACCACCCAGTCCTCAGAAGGAACATGACCAAAAGTGACAGAACAGGGGAACTCTCAACAGCCCCAGAGCCAACAGATAAAGTATGATAGAGAACAGAACACTCCACTTTGTGGGTAAAAAACATTATAACACCAAAGATTTTTGGCTTATCCCCTGATTTTAAGCAGAACCATGGACAGTGTGTATAACTGCATAGTTCATGTCTAAATCTGTAGGCAGAAGGAAAAGCAACATATCTCTCAATTACTCACTCTTTACTGCCAACACTGCAACTGTTACtagaagaaggaaacagaagattCCAAGCGATCTCACAGTGAGCTGCCAGGGTACTGAACactcttaaatttaaaaaaagcaggAAAATCATGAAAAGATCATATCTCAggactaattttaattttttgtagcATGGAAACAAGGGGAAAAATTTTCACAAGTGAATGatacaaacaaactgaaaatatGCTCTCGACATTTTCATTTCTACCTAAAATTCACCCATTGTAGAAATCCAATGTGTGTGAATTTCCACAAAAATTTGAACTTATTTCTGCCTTGTCCTTTTATTGTGCATTCTCCTGACTCAGCCTAGAATGAGCTGGATAACAGGCATGTGCCCTGACCCAGTTCtacacaaagaaaattaaattctatAGAAGGCACTGAAGGCATAGATACAATCTCAGTACAAGATGCCAAACTGGAGCATGCAGTCCAccaagaaatgtaaatgagaatggagaggaagaaagagtgatGTATGTTCTTCAGAACTGGTAGGGAACCACAGATCCTCTTGACCTGTATGTATCCCGATTCTTGAAAGGGCCTATAAGTCAACTATCTCTTTGTCCCTGTAAGTTTGATTGTGCTCTCTGTAATACTAAACATTTTGGTTTATCTTAGGCATTTGGAATCTGAAACTCATGCCTTTTGTTACCACTACATCGAAAAAGATAAAGATCTCAGCTTGAAGCACCATGGTACAgtgtaaaatgagaaaaaaaattaaaaggtgaGATTTCTGCTTTTCCCTAAAAATGAAATTGTTCTTCAACATTTTCTGGAACTGTTACTGGGGTTTATTCATTTCTATTCCCACTATCCTGTCATCTCTTCCTTTTTCATCTGAAACTATTTCCAGTAGGAGATTCTTGTTCTGATAGACAACTGTTATTGCCTGTTGTGTTAGATGTTGTGTTAGATATATTTTTAAGAAGTTCTTTTGAGAAGGAAAAAATGCAAAATCTGTGTTTCCTTAGGATTTTTTTCTCTAGAACATTTGGTGTACTTTCAAACTCTAGTTTGTctgttagatttatttatttttttcaaaatacttCCTGACTAGTATGAATAATGAAAAACCTCCTAatgatttttcatttcttcttgattAGCAAGaaaattttttcttatatatttccataattattttctgccaattttatttcttttgtagtCAGTTATAACTAAAGTGTAGAAGTTGGGTTATaaactattctttcttttttaaaatttaaaactggacttgctttctttttaaaacttagatTTGACTAATTTTGTACATGACTACCATCCAACTAatactcttttcttccctcccatcCTTGTGCATAACCAAGCCCCGGTGAGATGGATCATTATAGTTTTAACtagaatatttctatttttttcaagtttaaagtgcattttaaaatatatgtaatattagaTACTTTAAACACTTACTTCTGTAGCCAGCTTCTCCGGGCCCTTGAATCTCCTCATGGCTCACTAGTCTCTGCAACCCTGAAGACTTATGAAGTCTCACAGTTGAGTAAGTGACCTCTGGTTCACTCATCGTGGGAGTGCATGAAGTATGTTCTGTGGTAAAATGGGCCTTTGAGTGAATTCTAAGAAAAATGTTAAAGTGTTCACCTATAGGAAGATAACTGAAGCTGATGAGACAGAGGGTTGGAAAAATGTAGAGTCTGACTAGCTCACTTAATAATCCAAACACCCTGACATAGATTGATCCCGATTTCCATTACATGTGAGAACTCATTGTAGATTTCTGCTAAAGTTGTTTAAATTTCTAATGGTAACAGCAATTATTCctaagaaatatgaaaaaaaaattaaaaatttactaTGCCATTCTACCATTGATACAGCCTATTTGTTCAAAATATTTAGCAAGAGAAATATTAGGTAAAATTGGTACCACTAAAAATGATTTACATACATTTAAACAATCAGTTCAAAGAACAAAGagttgaaaatttaagaataaataaaaatgttgttttagaattatttatatattttgataatacataatataattgttttttcagtttttttatttATACATGACTCTCAGAATTTCCCAATAAGATATTTGAAGATTAATACTGCAGGTGATCCAAGGCACATAAATATTTATTGGCCTGAAGCCCCAATCAGCTGAGATGTCCAACCTTCCCACCTAGCCATATTCTATACATCCTTATCCATGGTTGGACCTGGTAAGTGAATTCAAACAGATAAGTTCCTAATGagtagggaaaaaagaaaaatgtggtatAGTCTATCTTATCTGAGACTCCTGGATCAAAGTCATCACAAATGCTTTGTAACTTTTAGTAACTGCAGCAAACAGAAAAGTCATAAAGGGCCATTGCCAGCTAGGGTGTAGGAGCAACAGAGAGAGAGGTATAGAGGATACAATGTGAATTTTTAATCTCACATAATTCCATGTACATGATCatgtcacatataataaataagcacATGATGTTGTAAGAGGAGgctatatgaaaataaattttgccTCTATGCAGTACACATTAGCTAAAGTACATAGATACCATCTGATAATAGACATCAATGTATTTGTAAATAGTATTTATAACTGACATTACCCTTACATTAATAACTAAGCTGAGGGCCAGCAGATAACAAATACAAGATATACATGTGAGAACATTCTTAACTAGTTTTTCAATTTATTAAGTTTTCAGAATTGATTCACAATTTGCTTTGACAAAGAATCATTCTGTCATAGAATTCTTTTCAAAATTCTTATTTATTATCATTGCTCTTTGGCTGGGTAAACTGAGGTACACATGTCCAGAAGACAATTTTACTAAGTGAATCCTCCCACTCCACATTCATGTGAAGTCCAGGGATCAAACTAGGTGGTCAGTCAGCCTTATGTAGCaagtacatttacacactgacCCGTTTTACCTGGATCCTATTATTACATCTTTCAGATGgataatatataaacatttgaTGCAGTTATAGAGTAATGAACTTTAGAGATCCCTCTACTTTAATTTCTTAGCACACAAGTCACAGTATACTCCTAAGAAAACAATTAGTGCAGAATAACCGTTGTCACATGCTGCCAGAGTTAACCAGATCTAACACAACCCAGTGTGCTTCCCCATCAATCCAGATCTCATATCACACCCCTTGAAATTCTCTTGATTATATTTGATCATTTAGTAGAAAAAAAGCAGTTATTTTTACCTGTGTCTCTACCGGAGTGATTCTGGTGGAGGGAAAAGTTGGGTGAAAAGTTGGCGTTTTCTGGTCTATATCCCCTACGAGTTTCAAAAATGAAAGACGGAACTAAATTTCCACCTAGTGATACTCAACCTCATGATTTTCTGCCCCTCCTCTTTATCAAAGCAAAAGGAGGAAATTGCTTATTGCAATTTGAAACAACATATAGTATCAGGTGGACAAAACAAATgtgaataatttatattttaagacaGAGAAGATAGACACTCCTACAGAGAAGGCAAAACACTGCCTTTAGCAAAACAAATAGGAAAAAGAGGGACTGAAGTTTGTAGGCTAATTTTGTCATAGACTGTTTGAAATTTATTCTTATGTTACTATATTTTTTAGTTACTCCTTGATTTTGAATTATGCTAATTGCAGCTAAGTATATATTAAGAATGCCTTTAAGCACTCACATTTACACTGCTGAagtcttcctttttaattttctagATCTTCAATCATAGATAATATTTCCATTGAACATTAATGTCATTCTGTATGGAGTGTTTTGATGCTTATGTTGTCATGGTGCTGAAAATTAAATCTAAGACAATGAAAATGCTCAGCAAATATTCTTTCCCTGAGCTACAGACTCaggacttggttttgttttgttctggtgttttttttttttaatttgttttattttgttttgtttgttattgttattgtttgagaTGTTTTATGTTACTATGTAGCATAGGCTGACCTTACACTCACATTCCTCAGTTCTCACTCTTTTCTGTTTTAGAATTATAGCTGTATACCATGACACCAATTTAGTCCAGGTTAATAAATAAAGAACaagcatttcatatatatatatatatatatatatatatatatatatatatatatatatatatttaaagtaatGTATAATTACTAATTACTTATGTACAGCATAAATTAATTAGCTAACCTAATGCTACTGAATATCCTAGTTGTTTTATACTATTTTGCTGTTTTTAGTTTAAAAACTATATGAGATATTCTTAGAACATACTAAGCAAGACATTTTATGCATGAAGTCATCTGACTCAAGGAGATATACATTTAAAGAACTCTATTATAGGATATCAGATGACATCTcctttattttcattcaattGGTAAATAGTGAAAATTCTCACAGTTGACTTTTTAGAGAGTAGATGAGGTgagttttcttctatgagtttTTCCTATTGGTTTGTGATGAAAATTGTTGGAAAGAAGATGTTTCAGCAAAGACAGATTGAAAGTCCAGAGAAGGGTGAACTTTGTTGTTTTGTGGATCTAACAAGTAATTATCTTACCAGTTAATAGGTTTAGCCCTATAAATAACCTGTGTCAGAACAAACATCCTGTCACTGGcagataaaaacttcatgaaatcTATGAACCTACCAGACCACTACCTTCCACCAACATGAAGGCTAAGAATATCCTCAGATATCCTATAGAAAAGTTTCTCCTATCTTACTGCAGCCTCCTCTCTGATGAATCTACTATTGTACACTGAAATTGGCTGGATTCATGACTATCTGGGTTCCTTAAAACTctaaaacttcatgaaactgcttccacaTTGGAACATGGATACATGATCACTCATAATGGTtccagaatatatttttattccatATAAGGTGAAAGCTGGTTTTTGTATCAGTAGCCCTCCATTGAAAGCTCTTGCTGTGCACATTGCTAATGAGGATGCACATAGTGAATACTTCAGACACTTCACTGGGATTGAGGGTGCAGTTCAGTGTAGGGCCATGCTTGGCATATACAAAGCCTTAACCATATATCATAcaatagtgataataataataacacaagTGACAATAATAGTAACAAAAAATGACTATAATAATAGAATAAAGAGAGGAGTTAAAAGACTATTTGTTTTCAATAGTCTCTTCccatgataaaaatatataagtcTCTCACTAAACTGCACTTTCATTTGATTGTAGTTTTTCCAACCTGCTGGCTTGTTTTTGATAAAACAGTTTAAACTGTTCTTCAAATCAAGTGACAGTGGTTATCCAAGCACTGGGAAATTGCAGATGGTTTGAAACTAGAAGAGGAACTGAAGATGCAATGAGAAGCCTGACTcttaatgtttgtgtttgtgtttgtgtgtgtgtgtgtgtgtgtgtgtgtgtgtgtgtgtgtgtgtgtgtattgtgaaaTAGATTTTGAGTGCATACTTGCCAGGTAGTGCACATGgttgtcagaagacaactttggggAGTTATGGGGAGttagttcttttcttctaccaagTATTCCATGGATCAAATTTGGGGATATCATTAGGCTTTGTGTGGCCAGTGCTTTTACACTTTGAGATATTTCAAAACTCCAGGTTTTGGGTCTTTAATCCAAATATCTCTGAGTCACCATTAAAGTCTGCCATTATCATGCATCCAAGGTCCCCTGAAACTGATGACAGGCTTTAACTTATCTCAAAAGCTGGTCTATTTTTCTCTACCCCTTTCCCAGGGGTAATCCCtctatatctatacacacacctacacacacacctacacacacacacacacacacacacacacacacacacacacacacacacctttagagAATATGGGAAAGGCGTAGCAGCAGTTTTGAAGAAAGTGATTCCAGTGTCCCTGTGCGGGCTTTCCACATGAAAGACTCTGAAGAATTCAGCCAATGTATTTAAGGACACTGTATATCTCACACTGAGCCTATGCTTCAAATACACCATCAACAACTGCACGCGATATGGATACAATGAGAACTTAGAAGGGCCTGGGCCTTGATTTCCCACAAACCATGAGTCTGTGACATGAGTAGACATGAGTGGAAACACCAACCCAGGCTCTTGTAACTTCTTGTAAGTCCCATCATTCAAAAGTTCTTTGACCAGACAAATTAGACCAGCCATTTCTTTACAAAGTTGCCTTGAAGGTTTAAAAAGATAcacaaataacttttttttttgtattttgttatgtctgagacagtgtttcactattttaccctggctggcctgcacCTCACTAGAGGCACCTGGTTTGCCTGAGTCTgtttcccaagttctaggatcaAGGTATGAATCAACACATCCAGTGTCAAATAAAGTTTGTAATGATAATCTGATAAATGGGTAGAAAGATGCATTTACATTAAACATTATTATTTGCAGTGCAACACTCCAAATTTTTTAGCCTATAGCACTGAGCAAAACACTGATTCTTCAAGCCTGTGTTTTTCACATAGTCAGGAGTGTGTCACCTACTTCCTAGGCTTTCGAATTACTGTAATCACGAGTATAGACAGAAGATCATATATTTCAAGAAAACTCTTTTTGAGCCTTCTAGTCTCAAGAAGCTACTCTAAGACACAAAACAGGGTAGATTTTCTACCTGATCATTTCAAAGATTGCAGGTGTTTTAAAGGACAGGACAGGGAGAGTgcatgagaaaaagagagaagctgACACTTCTACAGCACTGCAACATTGTTGCTCTACAGAACTTGTCCCTCCCTCATCTGAGAGGTTTATATCACACTGTCCACAGAAATATTAATTGTGTTGAGACCTTCTTGCATGTTTATCTCCGCTGAGAAGGTCTCATCCTTACAAGGAGGCAAACCACATAGAGAGGACACATTTCTTTGTGCTTTAAGGATATTGTTTGTCTTGTCTAACATCATGTAAACACTGTGAGCACAATATCAGAGCTGTTTGTTCCTTACTGTGACTATAGCATAGTCAGGAGCTTAGAGACCTTCTAGTGTGCTCAATGAAGAAAGAGTAGTTaatagaaactgaacagagagggggtttctttgtttgattgtatatttgtttgtttaaacagaTATAGGAGTATGTCCAAAACTGTACAGGCAAAGAGTAGCAGCTTCCTCTAAGCTCTATACAACTGAGCTCTGAATTTATAGATGAATGTAAACTGTTAAGGAGCACAATTATCACTGAAAGATATAGTGACAGCATTTGTCGTGAAATTGAGTGACAGTCCAGTTTTGTTTCCTTCACCAAAGTGCAGCATAATACAGGAAGTAATGAACTCACATGAATGACTAATAAAccaggggagagaaaggagaaaacatttttgttttcttaagttcTGTcttctaaaaacatttttttttgtgaaaaaagcaaacaacaaacaaaaccacacataaacacaatatatatatatatatatatatatatatatatatatatatatatatatatatgcatatgtatttattttcctggttttcttgtaAAAGACTTTAGTTGTGAAACCACAATTGCCCAATCCTTTATGTTGAGACAGACACAACATTAATCCCACATTCAAACCTTCCAGTCAGACCCTTGGACTGTAGAGCTATCATTGCACAGCTGCAAGCTGCTTTTCCTGTCCCAGGCTGAGGTGAGGAAAACCTGTTGTAGTCACCAGGCCACAGGAAAGGGCTGATCACTTGCTTCACTGGGAGGACTTGTTTATCCTGTCCAGAATCCCACCTCTTGGTGCATCTGTCTTTTAAGGTGCAACATTTACACCATGAAATATGGTAAACTTCACAGGTCTCAGGAAAACCACAAACAGCTCTATTTTTGAGATTTCCTGTGCTTGTATCCACCCTGTGCATTTATACTCACAGCTATTTTACCATTCTGCCTTATCTGCCAACACACATAACCCTGGATGGGCTAAAGCACTGAGAGCAAGGAAATGAGGAAGATGATTCAGGAATGTAATAAACATGATAACAGGGGCCCAGGATATCAGGACTCTTTAATACCCAGGGATACAATTATTCACTTTTGGAGAAGACAGTAAGGCAAAAATCCATAAGACCTTTGCCTCTTCAGTcccttttctctcactgtgtcatACTTCAGAGCAGAGACTTTAATCCAGCTCTACTGCATCCTCTGTGGAGTCTTCAGGATCAGCTCATCTGCCTTAAAGCACtcattttctataatttatttctttttcctagtGTATGGTCTGCTGTAGTTCAGTACAGCCCGAGCTATTATCtggccggcaagaattcactggGACAACCGGATCTTTCTactgcaaagcttttattgcttcaacataaggaataCCCTGACCccagaaaatgatgctgcttatatagcctgcagtgtgacttttcagcacctgatatggcatgacagcacctgattagttgttCACCCAttaccccattactacgccctgagatgggcagtgactgggcgtgaattcattcttgcacttgcacataaggcttgtttactagttaggcacagtagaagccagcaccatcttataatggcgattgctcacggcacggctctccacatctccccctttttattttattaaaatttgaggctggtctaggcctctgcagtcatgtccatctgctgtggcttctgtcttaggtcattcctccaatgtcacagcctttcctgtcatacgGCAACCCTATCGCCACGgggtcccgtgtcttaggttggtctgtacatgaggaaaattgcccatctctggataccgcagtactgtgtgacagtaactgccaaatgacctagggcaaactctataaaagaggccagccaaaaaaaggaattagtaaaactcagcgaagtgcaagtgctgatcaatgagcatTGAGTATCTCTCATCCtagtgcaatggatccacaaatccgtgggacgcAATAACAGAGAACGCAAATGCCATctaagtcttaagcatggatagcaaaatttcaggggaagccccttgttcaatggctgcaagtgcctgagtaataacgaccttgtcacggttttgttgggctctgagcttacaaaccaaccagagcatgaacacacataaaactacccccacccattccttaaaataagaaaatgcagatgaaatccaggaggagaggccctctgtcaatgacaggtccacttgTGTCGAGTTGATCCTTAAAACTGCCgccctcagggcctcaagagtctcatcgaaCCCCTCAGACCAATTTACTCCAAGGTACAAGGAGAGCTGTCCATACAGATTAGCTTcacgagtaaaattttcatattggacactggtaatggacagagcacccaattttctttcacagcccaactgggccaactggtatagaacacttatttgttcctcaaccagatcgaGGCGCTCATTCAAAATCATCAGCTCTCCCTTCAACTGAGCACTAGCAGAAGTTTGAacattgatggcatcagccagatcgactgaaagctgatttaattttgtgcctgcttgAACCAGATTAGCCACAGCGTACCCTGCAgttgtagcagcagctgcactggctgaaatc
The window above is part of the Mus musculus strain NOD/ShiLtJ chromosome 6 genomic scaffold, GRCm38.p6 alternate locus group NOD/ShiLtJ MMCHR6_CHORI29_IDD6_3 genome. Proteins encoded here:
- the Klra5 gene encoding killer cell lectin-like receptor 5, whose translation is MSEPEVTYSTVRLHKSSGLQRLVSHEEIQGPGEAGYRKCSVPWQLTVRSLGIFCFLLLVTVAVLAVKIFQYSQHKQEIHETLNHNHNCSNMQSDIKLKEEMLRNKSIDCSPGEELLESLNREQNRWYSETKTDLDSSQDTGTGVKHWFCYGTKCFYFIMSKNTWSGCKQTCQHYSLPLVKIEDEDELKFLQFQVISDSYWIGLSYDKKKKQWAWIDNGPSKLDMKTRKMNFKPGGCIFLSKTRLEDTNCNNSYFCICGKKLDHFPG